A window of Rhododendron vialii isolate Sample 1 chromosome 13a, ASM3025357v1 contains these coding sequences:
- the LOC131312946 gene encoding uncharacterized protein LOC131312946 isoform X2, with amino-acid sequence MKLKRCYLSGYEKRKKKQRVEKLLQSQTGAIDKFVTTGKSIEHSVEDLENKEDEGLVNNENENLVNEEVESLVNNENLVNEEGNENLGSGEANQDEEMNVECEPLNIDDPGNWKNIDQNLRDLLVERGPVRRDCDVNFPKNNLPFRGSHEKIYEESNGVFLSTVEMIAEFEPTMQEHLRRIEKGEIHYHYLSHKIQHEWIQLLAGEVKTAIVSRIKQVRYFSVILDCTPDVSHQEQMSLVLRCVDVSTSPIMVKEFFFGILEGG; translated from the exons ATGAAGCTTAAAAGATGTTACCTGTCTGGatatgaaaagagaaaaaagaagcaaagagTCGAAAAATTACTCCAATCTCAAACAGGGGCTATTGATAAATTCGTTACGACTGGTAAATCGATTGAACATTCTGTTGAAGACTTGGAAAATAAAGAAGATGAAGGTTTGgtgaataatgaaaatgaaaatttggtgAATGAAGAAGTTGAAAGTTTGGTAAATAACGAAAACTTGGTGAATGAAGAAGGAAATGAGAATTTAGGGAGTGGAGAAGCCAATCAAGATGAGGAGATGAATGTTGAATGTGAACCTTTGAATATTGATGATCCGGGTAATTGGAAAAATATTGATCAAAATTTACGAGATTTATTAGTAGAGAGAGGTCCTGTGAGAAGAGATTGCGACGTCAACTTCCCTAAG AATAATTTGCCTTTTCGTGGAAGCCATGAGAAGATTTATGAAGAGAGCAATGGAGTTTTTTTAAGCACAGTTGAAATGATTGCTGAGTTTGAACCAACAATGCAAGAGCACTTGCGGCGGATAGAAAAGGGTGAGATTCATTACCATTATTTGAGTCACAAAATTCAACATGAATGGATACAATTGTTGGCCGGGGAAGTCAAAACTGCAATTGTGTCAAGAATCAAACAAGTGAGATATTTTTCAGTCATACTTGATTGTACTCCGGATGTAAGCCATCAAGAACAAATGTCTCTTGTTTTGCGATGTGTGGATGTTTCAACGAGTCCAATTATggtaaaagagtttttttttggaattcttGAAGGTGGATGA
- the LOC131312944 gene encoding WPP domain-associated protein, with translation MEDQEVMVEVRDFGRRIGSSIEKAAQQVSSVRESENLGVDLLEDLDSYWEDINDRLMISRMVSDSVIKGMVKAVEQRAEEKIAAKELEVESLKEKMHLFQLGADKSESCHEARSQENGFYCSFSDAFVEHDKMTESLGSLRDVAKGQIKKLKMETDSIRGCSPMRRISSGSEFVGLGGILQEKAPESFTGVDNLFETLKTTMDNIYAQLDDMVHLTRASLCEWKLEQELQKEVEAVVIQNSIRSFCKEYEEKLWEQNTRLERINEVSNLRKELDAILNSVSNPENGQLISHGSLDMDHLHKRGLSNHFSPSTSLWEGNGVFEESNNGMPESWDAAQLKHMSKDELVNYFNSMITRMRRSHESKVQQMTEEFFSLKGEYLREKGYSLAHRKDKDLENLRKKIPDVILKLDDFIMENEKLSTLGSNAETLRNLKNRIDSLLSENRNLRDSLADQRKEVKCLSLQVSDAAEKMCKHILAEANLPKLTEDLKSDLEDAATEASATEKVCKCFLRKVTPKNNCGAEELEMQPFQVPKICEIEDSDIESLVIQGICGVIFKETVKDAQSNIDELTKKYSDEYEKYRVSLESKALERKEELSLVIEEKERLKQEVRLLQESLEEKENLVTERVRELDLVKSELELALEQIEADKGTINRLDQKVELMTKEVRETNEHRNMLLAITEEKQNDWLLLQAKENEHRKQMQAVIVLIGGLSRGLSDFEVQVSEGIRNCNMRLEGTNSQLSSLVRKSNSLKNTALLYKKRLERRCNDLQMAEAEVDLLGDEVDALLSLLEKIYIALDHYSPIFQHYPGVIEILKLVRRELSRESTKSI, from the exons ATGGAAGATCAAGAAGTTATGGTGGAGGTGAGAGATTTTGGTCGTCGTATTGGTTCAAGTATCGAAAAAGCCGCCCAACAGGTCAGTAGTGTTAGAGAGAGTGAGAACTTGGGTGTTGACCTTCTTGAGGATTTGGATTCTTATTGGGAAGATATCAATGACCGTTTGATGATATCGAGGATGGTGAGTGACTCTGTCATTAAAGGGATGGTGAAAGCAGTCGAGCAAAGGGCAGAGGAGAAAATTGCAGCGAAAGAATTGGAGGTGGAGAGTTTGAAGGAGAAAATGCATTTATTCCAATTGGGTGCCGATAAAAGTGAGTCATGCCATGAAGCGAGAAGTCAGGAAAATGGTTTTTATTGTAGCTTTTCCGATGCATTTGTGGAGCATGATAAGATGACGGAATCTTTGGGAAGTCTAAGAGATGTAGCAAAGGGGCAGATTAAGAAGCTTAAAATGGAGACTGATAGCATAAGAGGGTGCAGTCCAATGAGGAGGATAAGTTCGGGTTCAGAATTTGTGGGATTGGGTGGAATTCTCCAAGAAAAGGCACCCGAAAGCTTTACGGGTGTCGATAATCTGTTCGAGACTCTGAAAACGACAATGGACAATATCTATGCACAGTTGGATGATATGGTTCATCTAACTAGGGCATCACTTTGTGAATGGAAGCTAGAGCAGGAGCTTCAAAAGGAGGTTGAAGCAGTTGTGATACAGAATTCAATTAGGAGCTTCTGCAAAGAGTATGAAGAGAAGTTATGGGAACAAAATACTCGACTTGAAAGGATTAATGAGGTTTCAAATTTAAGGAAGGAATTAGATGCAATCTTAAATTCAGTGTCCAATCCTGAAAATGGGCAGCTAATTTCTCATGGGTCTCTCGATATGGATCATCTTCACAAAAGGGGTCTGAGCAATCATTTTTCTCCTTCAACTTCTCTATGGGAGGGAAATGGTGTATTTGAGGAGTCTAATAACGGTATGCCTGAGAGTTGGGATGCTGCACAGTTAAAGCACATGTCAAAAGATGAATTGGTGAATTATTTCAACAGTATGATAACAAGGATGAGGAGGAGCCATGAATCTAAGGTGCAACAGATGACCGAAGAATTTTTCAGTCTTAAGGGGGAATATTTGAGAGAAAAAGGCTATTCTTTGGCACATCGGAAGGATAAAGACTTGGAAAATTTGAGGAAGAAAATTCCAGATGTTATCTTGAAATTAGATGACTTCATTatggaaaatgaaaaactaTCCACGTTGGGCAGCAATGCTGAGACTCTTCGCAATTTAAAGAATAGAATAGATAGCCTCCTTTCCGAAAATCGCAATCTTAGGGACTCACTTGCAGATCAGAGAAAGGAAGTGAAGTGTCTTTCATTGCAAGTTTCTGATGCTGCTGAGAAGATGTGCAAGCATATTTTGGCAGAGGCAAACTTGCCAAAATTAACAGAGGATTTAAAATCTGACCTTGAAGATGCAGCGACAGAGGCTTCAGCCACTGAGAAGGTGTGTAAATGTTTTCTGAGGAAGGTCACACCCAAAAACAACTGTGGCGCTGAAGAGTTAGAAATGCAGCCTTTTCAAGTGCCGAAGATTTGTGAAATTGAAGATTCGGATATTGAGTCTTTGGTCATACAAGGGATTTGTGGAGTTATTTTCAAGGAAACTGTCAAGGATGCCCAGTCAAATATTGATGAGTTGACCAAAAAGTATTCAGATGAATATGAAAAGTACCGAGTTTCCCTTGAATCGAAAGCactggaaagaaaagaggaactAAGCTTGGTGATTGAAGAGAAGGAGAGACTAAAGCAGGAGGTCCGTTTATTACAAGAGTCGCTGGAAGAAAAGGAGAATTTAGTAACCGAAAGAGTTAGGGAATTAGATTTGGTTAAGAGTGAGTTGGAGTTGGCTCTGGAGCAAATTGAAGCAGATAAAGGCACAATTAACAGATTGGATCAAAAGGTTGAACTAATGACAAAGGAAGTAAGGGAAACCAATGAGCATAGAAATATGCTTCTGGCTATTACGGAAGAGAAACAGAATGATTGGTTGCTGCTTCAAGCGAAAGAGAATGAACATAGGAAGCAAATGCAAGCTGTGATTGTTCTCATCGGTGGACTTTCAAGAGGACTTTCTGATTTCGAAGTCCAAGTCTCTGAGGGTATCAGAAACTGTAATATGAG GTTGGAAGGCACAAATTCTCAATTGAGTTCTCTTGTCCGGAAATCTAATTCACTAAAGAATACAGCATTGCTGTACAAAAAGAGGCTTGAAAGGAGATGTAATGATCTTCAAATGGCTGAAGCTGAG GTTGATCTATTGGGAGATGAAGTGGATGCCCTTTTAAGCCTTCTAGAGAAAATATATATTGCTCTTGATCATTACTCTCCGATTTTCCAACATTATCCTGGG GTTATTGAGATCTTGAAGCTTGTCAGAAGAGAATTAAGTAGAGAGTCTACCAAGTCCATTTGA
- the LOC131312946 gene encoding uncharacterized protein LOC131312946 isoform X1, producing MINTSLFSLLPQLIMKLKRCYLSGYEKRKKKQRVEKLLQSQTGAIDKFVTTGKSIEHSVEDLENKEDEGLVNNENENLVNEEVESLVNNENLVNEEGNENLGSGEANQDEEMNVECEPLNIDDPGNWKNIDQNLRDLLVERGPVRRDCDVNFPKNNLPFRGSHEKIYEESNGVFLSTVEMIAEFEPTMQEHLRRIEKGEIHYHYLSHKIQHEWIQLLAGEVKTAIVSRIKQVRYFSVILDCTPDVSHQEQMSLVLRCVDVSTSPIMVKEFFFGILEGG from the exons ATGATTAatacctctcttttttcccttttacccCAGCTTATCATGAAGCTTAAAAGATGTTACCTGTCTGGatatgaaaagagaaaaaagaagcaaagagTCGAAAAATTACTCCAATCTCAAACAGGGGCTATTGATAAATTCGTTACGACTGGTAAATCGATTGAACATTCTGTTGAAGACTTGGAAAATAAAGAAGATGAAGGTTTGgtgaataatgaaaatgaaaatttggtgAATGAAGAAGTTGAAAGTTTGGTAAATAACGAAAACTTGGTGAATGAAGAAGGAAATGAGAATTTAGGGAGTGGAGAAGCCAATCAAGATGAGGAGATGAATGTTGAATGTGAACCTTTGAATATTGATGATCCGGGTAATTGGAAAAATATTGATCAAAATTTACGAGATTTATTAGTAGAGAGAGGTCCTGTGAGAAGAGATTGCGACGTCAACTTCCCTAAG AATAATTTGCCTTTTCGTGGAAGCCATGAGAAGATTTATGAAGAGAGCAATGGAGTTTTTTTAAGCACAGTTGAAATGATTGCTGAGTTTGAACCAACAATGCAAGAGCACTTGCGGCGGATAGAAAAGGGTGAGATTCATTACCATTATTTGAGTCACAAAATTCAACATGAATGGATACAATTGTTGGCCGGGGAAGTCAAAACTGCAATTGTGTCAAGAATCAAACAAGTGAGATATTTTTCAGTCATACTTGATTGTACTCCGGATGTAAGCCATCAAGAACAAATGTCTCTTGTTTTGCGATGTGTGGATGTTTCAACGAGTCCAATTATggtaaaagagtttttttttggaattcttGAAGGTGGATGA